A window of Verrucomicrobiia bacterium contains these coding sequences:
- a CDS encoding DUF1553 domain-containing protein has translation MRPRRSTAVRSLRLSMLPMVAGLLGLSATAAAVDYNRDIRPLLSDRCYACHGPDEPKRKAGLRLDRREDAFRALKSGHPAIVPGEPGHSPVVVRIRSADPDEIMPPPETGKPLSESQRALIEQWVAEGAPWQDHWAFLPPRRPALPPVTDVRWPRNELDFFVLSRLEAAGLSPNPEADRVTLLRRATLDLTGLPPSIEAVDRFLADQGPEAYERAVDRLLEMPQYGERMAAHWMDLARFADTSGYHFDGVRFMWLWRDWVIQSFNDNRPYDQFTVEQLAGDLLPNATRSQRVATGFVRNNMTNDEGGADPDEYLNKYVVDRVNTLGAVWLGMTVGCTECHDHKYDPMSTREFYQLYAFFHNVPEKGLDRIRTDNPPPRLPVPTTEQALQLVEAEFTLRDAEKTLQDRTNELGETQEKWEREMVERPPAGAVPLTRIRHLPLDGDLRFQETEDIEGTSDSGPEAGPQTPASGTGVFRVDSGPEFVEGRIGRALKLDGRSHVDLGDAFGFDRDTPAGFGGWVKFSGNGAILSRQEPGPGFRGFDLLISDGRPEVHLIHAWPDNAIQVRARDPLAPNQWHHVWVSYDGSGAAGGLRIHVNGRRRDLEVRKDHLKDSFATTAPLRLGSRNGEAHFTGHVDDLRFARRDVSEAEIQGQILSDFLPVVRRSRGQRSDEERNDLARYYRETHAVDFLRSEASLARARQAKERLLSQIPTTLVMEEMDPPRPTFVLTRGDFRSPGERVSPGTPAFLPPLSEGPTNRLALARWLVAPEHPLTARVTVNRFWAIFFGTGLVQTVNDFGSQGEWPSHPELLDWMAVQFRDGDPVAAPAGGPPTRVGAWDVKALLRRIVTSATYRQSAAVSPAKLEQDPYNRLLSRGPRLRLDAEFIRDNALAIGGLLNPRIGGPSVKPYQPDGLWDGTDSVFVQDHGDLLYRRGLYVFWRRSAHYPPMATFDAPNREVCTFARQRTQTPLQSLVLMNDPGFVEAARGLAQRVLDEEPGDSGQRLLRAFRHTLGRTPAPGELELLQNTYERQLARFREDPDAANALLKTGEAPMPEGAPVPELAALTTVANVLLNLNETITK, from the coding sequence ATGCGTCCCCGCCGCTCCACCGCGGTTCGGAGTCTCCGGCTTTCCATGCTCCCCATGGTCGCCGGTTTGCTTGGCTTGAGTGCCACGGCCGCCGCCGTGGACTACAACCGAGACATCCGTCCGCTCCTGTCCGACCGCTGCTATGCGTGCCACGGGCCCGACGAACCGAAGCGGAAGGCCGGACTGCGCCTCGACCGCCGTGAAGACGCCTTTCGCGCGCTCAAGTCAGGGCACCCGGCCATCGTCCCCGGGGAGCCCGGACACAGCCCGGTGGTGGTCCGGATCCGGTCGGCGGATCCCGACGAGATCATGCCGCCTCCGGAGACGGGCAAGCCGCTTTCCGAATCCCAGCGTGCGCTGATCGAGCAGTGGGTGGCCGAGGGCGCCCCGTGGCAGGACCATTGGGCGTTCCTCCCGCCCCGGCGGCCGGCACTCCCGCCGGTGACCGACGTCCGATGGCCACGCAACGAACTGGATTTCTTCGTGCTGTCCCGGCTTGAGGCGGCGGGCCTCTCCCCCAACCCCGAGGCGGACCGCGTGACGTTGCTGCGGCGGGCGACCCTTGACCTGACCGGGCTGCCGCCGTCCATCGAGGCGGTGGACCGTTTTCTTGCCGACCAGGGACCCGAGGCCTACGAACGCGCGGTGGACCGGCTGCTTGAAATGCCACAGTACGGCGAGCGGATGGCGGCCCATTGGATGGACCTCGCGCGGTTTGCCGACACCAGCGGCTATCACTTTGACGGCGTGCGCTTCATGTGGCTGTGGCGCGACTGGGTGATCCAGTCCTTCAATGACAATCGGCCCTACGACCAGTTCACCGTGGAACAGCTTGCCGGCGATCTCCTGCCCAACGCCACGCGGTCCCAGCGCGTCGCGACCGGGTTCGTGAGGAACAACATGACCAATGACGAGGGCGGCGCGGATCCCGACGAGTATCTCAACAAGTACGTCGTGGACCGCGTCAATACGCTGGGTGCGGTCTGGCTGGGCATGACCGTGGGGTGCACCGAGTGCCACGATCACAAGTACGACCCCATGAGCACCCGGGAGTTCTACCAGTTGTACGCCTTCTTCCACAACGTGCCGGAAAAGGGACTGGATCGGATCCGCACCGACAATCCCCCGCCCCGGCTCCCCGTACCCACAACCGAACAGGCACTGCAGCTGGTCGAGGCCGAATTCACGCTGCGGGATGCGGAGAAGACACTGCAGGACCGCACCAACGAGCTGGGCGAGACCCAGGAAAAATGGGAGCGCGAGATGGTGGAACGTCCGCCCGCCGGGGCCGTGCCCCTCACGCGCATCCGCCACCTGCCGCTGGATGGCGACCTGAGGTTCCAGGAGACGGAGGACATTGAGGGGACGTCGGATAGCGGTCCGGAGGCCGGCCCCCAGACCCCGGCATCGGGCACCGGGGTGTTCCGGGTGGACTCCGGACCGGAATTCGTCGAGGGGCGGATCGGCCGCGCCCTCAAGCTCGACGGCCGCAGTCACGTGGACCTAGGAGACGCCTTCGGATTCGACCGGGACACCCCGGCGGGCTTTGGGGGCTGGGTGAAGTTCTCGGGCAACGGGGCCATCCTCAGCCGCCAGGAGCCGGGACCTGGATTTCGCGGCTTCGATTTGCTCATCAGCGACGGACGGCCCGAGGTGCACCTGATCCATGCCTGGCCGGACAACGCCATCCAGGTGCGGGCGCGCGACCCCCTCGCGCCCAACCAGTGGCACCACGTCTGGGTGAGCTACGACGGTTCGGGAGCGGCCGGGGGCCTGCGCATCCATGTCAATGGGCGTCGCCGGGACCTCGAGGTCCGGAAGGATCACCTCAAGGATTCCTTCGCCACCACGGCGCCCCTGCGGCTCGGCTCCCGCAATGGGGAGGCGCACTTCACAGGGCACGTGGACGACCTGCGCTTCGCCCGACGGGACGTGTCGGAAGCGGAGATTCAGGGCCAGATTCTGTCGGATTTTCTCCCGGTCGTCCGGCGCTCCCGGGGCCAGCGCAGCGACGAAGAGCGGAACGACCTCGCACGGTACTACCGGGAAACCCACGCGGTGGACTTCCTCAGATCCGAGGCGTCACTCGCCCGTGCGCGTCAGGCCAAGGAGCGGTTGCTGTCGCAGATCCCCACGACCCTCGTCATGGAGGAGATGGACCCGCCGCGCCCGACCTTTGTGTTGACCCGCGGGGACTTTCGAAGCCCGGGCGAACGCGTGTCGCCCGGCACCCCGGCGTTCCTCCCGCCCCTTTCCGAGGGCCCGACCAACCGGCTCGCCCTTGCGCGCTGGCTGGTGGCCCCGGAACATCCGCTCACCGCGCGCGTCACGGTCAACCGCTTCTGGGCAATCTTCTTCGGCACCGGCCTCGTCCAGACCGTCAACGACTTCGGTTCCCAGGGCGAATGGCCCAGCCACCCCGAACTGCTCGACTGGATGGCCGTGCAGTTTCGCGATGGCGATCCGGTCGCGGCGCCCGCCGGTGGCCCGCCAACCCGCGTCGGCGCCTGGGATGTGAAGGCCCTGCTCCGGCGGATCGTGACGTCCGCCACCTACCGGCAGTCGGCGGCGGTGTCCCCTGCAAAGCTGGAGCAGGATCCCTACAACCGGCTGCTGTCCCGCGGACCGCGCCTGCGGCTCGACGCCGAGTTCATCCGGGACAACGCGCTGGCGATTGGCGGTCTGCTGAATCCGCGCATTGGAGGACCGAGCGTGAAGCCCTACCAGCCGGACGGCCTGTGGGACGGCACGGATTCGGTGTTCGTCCAGGACCATGGCGACCTGCTGTACCGGCGCGGGCTGTACGTGTTCTGGAGGCGGTCCGCCCACTACCCGCCGATGGCCACCTTCGATGCGCCGAATCGCGAGGTGTGCACGTTTGCCCGTCAGCGCACCCAGACCCCCCTGCAGTCGCTGGTGCTCATGAACGATCCCGGTTTCGTCGAGGCGGCCCGCGGCCTGGCCCAGCGGGTGCTGGACGAGGAGCCCGGCGATTCCGGGCAACGCCTGCTCCGGGCGTTTCGCCACACCCTGGGGCGGACGCCGGCGCCCGGCGAACTGGAGCTGCTCCAGAACACCTACGAGCGGCAGCTGGCCCGCTTTCGTGAGGATCCCGACGCCGCCAACGCCCTGTTGAAGACGGGAGAGGCACCCATGCCGGAAGGGGCGCCAGTCCCCGAACTGGCGGCCCTGACGACCGTGGCGAACGTCCTGCTCAATCTGAACGAGACCATCACCAAGTAG
- a CDS encoding DUF1501 domain-containing protein — translation MNRPDTLHRLHSRRAFLSRSTTGLGSLALATLVDPTLLPSSRAASTGRGALPGVHFAPRARRVIYLFQSGAPSHLDLFDPKPRLREMTGQELPPSVRQGQRITGMTAGQAVLRCVGSSHEFQRYGRCGMELSSLLPHTGSISDEITLIRSMFTDPINHDPAVTYFTTGHQQPGRPTLGAWVAYGLGNENENLPTFVVLTSGSGGQALQARYWGNGFLPGNFQGVQLRSQGDPVLYVSNPPGISTPARRELLDTMQEFNRRQLGALGDPDIATHIDNYELAFRMQASVPELMDIAQEPQSILDLYGATPGKPSFANNCLLARRLAERGVRFIQLCHRDWDHHGGLPEGIQKQTAATDRGSAALIRDLKLRGLLDDTLVIWAGEFGRTAYSQGEITKTSFGRDHHPRCFSIWLAGGGIRPGFVLGQTDDFGYNITDDPVSVHDLNATLLHLLGIEHTRFTHRFEGRDFRLTDVHGELVRPILT, via the coding sequence ATGAACCGGCCCGACACGCTTCACCGCCTTCATTCCCGCCGGGCCTTTCTGTCCCGGAGCACGACCGGTTTGGGCAGCCTGGCCCTGGCGACCCTGGTGGATCCGACCCTGCTCCCGTCGTCCCGGGCCGCATCCACCGGACGTGGGGCCCTTCCCGGGGTGCACTTCGCGCCACGGGCGCGGCGGGTCATCTACCTGTTCCAGTCCGGCGCGCCGTCCCATCTGGATCTCTTCGATCCCAAGCCGCGGCTGCGGGAGATGACCGGTCAGGAACTGCCCCCGAGCGTCCGTCAGGGACAGCGCATCACCGGCATGACCGCCGGCCAGGCCGTCCTGCGCTGCGTCGGATCCTCCCATGAATTCCAACGGTACGGCCGTTGCGGCATGGAACTGAGCAGCCTCCTGCCGCACACCGGCAGCATTTCTGACGAGATCACCCTGATCCGCTCCATGTTCACCGACCCGATCAACCATGATCCGGCGGTCACGTATTTCACGACCGGACACCAGCAGCCCGGGCGCCCCACCCTCGGGGCCTGGGTGGCGTACGGGCTGGGGAATGAGAACGAGAACCTTCCCACCTTCGTGGTGCTCACCAGCGGCAGCGGGGGTCAGGCCCTTCAAGCCCGGTACTGGGGCAACGGTTTTCTGCCCGGAAACTTCCAGGGGGTGCAGTTGCGCAGCCAGGGGGACCCGGTCCTCTACGTTTCCAACCCCCCGGGCATCTCCACCCCGGCGCGCCGCGAACTCCTCGACACCATGCAGGAATTCAACCGGCGGCAACTGGGTGCCCTGGGCGATCCGGACATTGCCACGCACATTGACAACTACGAGCTCGCGTTCCGCATGCAGGCGAGTGTTCCGGAGCTGATGGACATTGCGCAGGAGCCCCAGTCCATCCTGGACTTGTACGGGGCAACCCCCGGCAAGCCGTCGTTCGCCAACAACTGTCTTCTTGCCCGCCGCCTGGCGGAGCGCGGGGTCCGGTTCATCCAGTTGTGCCACCGCGACTGGGATCACCACGGCGGACTTCCCGAGGGCATCCAGAAGCAGACCGCCGCCACCGACCGCGGCAGTGCCGCCCTGATCCGGGACCTGAAGTTGCGGGGCCTGCTTGACGACACCCTGGTCATCTGGGCCGGAGAATTCGGCCGGACCGCCTACTCCCAGGGGGAGATCACCAAGACGAGCTTCGGACGCGACCACCATCCCCGGTGCTTCTCCATCTGGCTCGCGGGCGGCGGGATCCGACCCGGCTTCGTACTCGGACAGACCGACGACTTCGGGTACAACATCACCGACGACCCGGTGAGCGTTCATGACCTGAACGCCACCCTCCTCCATCTGCTGGGCATCGAGCACACCCGCTTCACCCACCGCTTCGAGGGCCGTGACTTCCGCCTCACCGACGTTCACGGCGAACTGGTGCGACCGATCCTGACGTGA